Genomic window (Syntrophaceae bacterium):
ATCGGAGAATTGGAGGAACTGGTGCGATACGACTGCACGGTCACTGTGGTCGATGCGCTCAATCTCGATTCCACGCTGTCCCGCTTTTCGATTGCGGCGGATCAGATCCGCGCCGCGGACGTCCTTGTGCTGAACAAGTGCGACCTCGTGAGCGGCCAATGCCTGGAGCAAGCGCGAAGACGGCTTCGGGAGATCAACCCCAGGGCCGTTGTATTCATGACGACACGGGGCGATTTGAACCCGGCCCTCATTTTCGACATCGGAGACCAGGGGCGGGGAAGAGACGCATTGCCCGTCACAGCAGGGTCACCTGTTCCCATCCGTCATTCTCACGTTGACGACGGCCTGCGCTGCGAGACCCTGGAAATCCCCGGACCGCTGGATCGTGAGAAATTCCTCTCCGCCGTTGAATCGCTTCCCGCCGAGGTCTTCCGCGTCAAGGGGATCGTAGAGTTCACCGACAGCCCCCAACCCATGCTGTTCCAGTATGTTGCCGGCCGCTACGAGCTGTCGTTGTTTCCCCAGCCTGCGGTTGCCGACCGCTTCCTGACCATCATTGCGCAAGGCGATGAACCGGACCTGGTCGGAAACGTCTGGAAGGTCTGGAAGACCGAGATGGAACGGGCTTGACGGACAGGAAAACGGAAGAAGCAACGGAAGAGGCGGGTTATCGTTCCCCGCCTCCTTTTCGATTTGTCGCTTTAGAAGCGGCTCAGGCGTCGAACCGGCCGGCGCGGCCGCCGAAGAGAGTGACGAAAAGGACGACCACACCCAACCCCAGCACGTTGATAATGTCGCCCTCGTCGAGGCACCCGATGGCCCATCTGCCCGTAAAGTTCGACAGCCAGACATAGCCCATCCACAGGGTCGAGAGTTCCGCCAGCTCGGAGAGACCCTCCTCCCATCCCGGCCTGACGAAGGCGTCGAGCAGCCTCTTGCCGGCGCCGAGACCGAGGCAGAGGACGACGGGAAGCACCGAAATCTCGAAGAAAGTTCCCATGAAACCACCCGAGCGATGCGACCCGGCCGGCGAGCCGGGAAAATCGAATGATCTTCAATACGGAAGTTTGTTAACCGATTGCCGTGGGGAACTGCCCGATTGGGTGTGAGTCCGAATTCAATCCTATTTTTAGATTAGTGACGCAACTTCTTTTGTCAATGCCGAATTGCCTCCCCATGGTGCCATCCCGGCATGTGCCGAAACGGCATCATCATCCCATCTCTTCGAAATAATTTGGTTTTGTCGCCTTGCGGTTCCGAAATGGCACATCTGCGGCGGCGGGACCCGGAGGGCCCCTCCGAGCCGAAGACCTGTAATATTATGAAATAATTGGATTATTTTTAACGCGCAGCCGGCCGGCCGCCTGGTATCGTCCATGCTCAGGCAACAGGCAGCCATGAATCCAGAGTCTCGAAGGAACCCGATGAACCCGCTTGTCAGCGCAGACCGGTGCCGCAGCCAGAAGGGCTTCACCCTTGTGGAGATCATTGCCGTGCTCGTAATCCTGGGCATCCTGAGCGCCGTGGCCGCGCCGAAGTTCGTGGGTCTGAAAGCGGAAGCCGAAAACAGGGCCGCCATGCAGGCCGTGATGGAGGCGCAGAACAGGCTCACGAACCAGTACGCCATCAAGCTGATGACTTCCCGGGAAGAGGCAGACGACCTGAACGCCATCCTCTCCTCGGTGAGCACCGATGCCGGCGACTACCGGTTGAGCTTTGCCGTGGCGGGAAGCGAGATCGAGATCACGGCGACCGGCATCCCGGAGAGGGGGGCATCCGGGACGGCGAGGGGGAAATGGAGAAGCCGGTAGGCGCGTGACGGGTCGCGGGATTCGCGAAAAAGCCGGCCGGGTTTTTTTGTTGGAGGCATTATGCAGCAGTCGATCCCAGTCAATGAGTTGAAAGTCGGGATGCAGGTGACCATCCCGGGGTCGTGGTTCCGGCACCCCTTCGTCCGGAGCCGCTTCACCCTCAACTCGCAGCGGGACATTGAGAAGATGAAACACTGGGGCGTCAAGACGGTGAGCGTCGATACCCCGAGGACCGTCACGGCGCCCATCCTCGACGGGGGCCTGCCCGGGTTCCCCGATACCGCCGTGCAGCAGGAACCGATCCAGCCGTCGCTGATGGAGACGATGCACGACCGGGGCGTCGCCCCCGACTGCAGGGCCGCCGCCGTGAAAGCCTGCTCCAAGATGGTCATGCAGCGGCTCATGGAAAGCACCCCCGACGAGGAGACCATCCAGGAGGCCAAAGAGGGGTTCTACGAGGTCATCGACTGCATCCTGGAGGTGGATCATCTGAGCCGCTACCTTCTTTCCATCCGGGATCACGACGCGTACACCTACACGCACTCCGTCAACGTGGGGGTCCTGTCGCTGCTGGTCGCCCGGAAATACTTCGGGCGATCCGACCGCCATGACCTGCGCGAACTCGGCATCGGGTTTTTCCTGCACGACCTGGGGAAGACCCGTGTCAACCCCGGGGTGATCACGAAGGAGGGTCTGCTGGACGACGAGGAATTGACGGAGATGCGCAGGCACCCCCTCTACGGGTTCGACATCCTGAAGGAAACGAACCAGCTGACCACCGAGTGCAAGCTGATTGTCCTCGAGCATCACGAGCGGGATGACGGGCGGGGCTACCCCTACGGCCTTTTCGGGGGCGAGATTCATGTCTACGCCCGGATCTGCGCGCTCGTGGACGTCTACGACGCCCTGACATCGGACCGCCCCTACCGTCGCAAGATGACCCCCTTCCAGGCGCTCAACCTCATCAAGGGCAGGCTCTACGACAGGA
Coding sequences:
- a CDS encoding type II secretion system protein, translating into MNPLVSADRCRSQKGFTLVEIIAVLVILGILSAVAAPKFVGLKAEAENRAAMQAVMEAQNRLTNQYAIKLMTSREEADDLNAILSSVSTDAGDYRLSFAVAGSEIEITATGIPERGASGTARGKWRSR
- a CDS encoding DUF3391 domain-containing protein, which produces MQQSIPVNELKVGMQVTIPGSWFRHPFVRSRFTLNSQRDIEKMKHWGVKTVSVDTPRTVTAPILDGGLPGFPDTAVQQEPIQPSLMETMHDRGVAPDCRAAAVKACSKMVMQRLMESTPDEETIQEAKEGFYEVIDCILEVDHLSRYLLSIRDHDAYTYTHSVNVGVLSLLVARKYFGRSDRHDLRELGIGFFLHDLGKTRVNPGVITKEGLLDDEELTEMRRHPLYGFDILKETNQLTTECKLIVLEHHERDDGRGYPYGLFGGEIHVYARICALVDVYDALTSDRPYRRKMTPFQALNLIKGRLYDRTQKELFETLVMVLGEN